In the genome of Hevea brasiliensis isolate MT/VB/25A 57/8 chromosome 14, ASM3005281v1, whole genome shotgun sequence, the window cctaaatgaaaaatgtgtcattttgtgtctagtttcattcccaattggccttacaccaattgagcttgtaaattttcaatttttatccctgagagggaccttggtcatactgcctgcagaatgcccataaccaatctgaatttccatttggttccaacacttccaacacaccacaattagtcatacatgaccatttctcatctcaaacaaggtcaaacacatcatttgtctaattctcatatttttgtcttccaaagccctaggtccaaaccctaattcacatatttgttacatttaagtaattcaacacTTATACACATGcttcctcaactcaatcaagcttcctaacatttttaattcaatcaaactcatgcaaatctttcccctacataggctggccgaattttcctttggtcctccaaagatgttttcttttcattataAGTTAATTTCTAGATTATTCATACCACAAACACaattaataaactaaaattttcaattaaaagaactaacctcactttgatgttcaatcttcaattttcttcttcttttcttccctttttttttttttttttttatcaatattcttctcaagtgaggttaacaaggtttTATGAGGTAGTTGTGGGGggcttagggtttagtggggtaaaatcaagctttaatggaggttttaaaaatggagagggagagagagagttggccggccaaaatgaagaagaaaggatttttttttctttgttttatatagataattagctatttgacttggtccaaTTTCGtaggaaaaaaataaattcatttttgacatcatgatgatgtcataaaggtgatgtcataacttttttatttttctttttcttttatatttattttttcactagttctttaatttaattcttgatcccaaaattttcttttctccaattttatttgacagttaggtcaggagtaagctccagggaattgaccaaattgcccctcaccggttcgacccggtttgcaaataattcaatatttcttccggatccctgacctaataatttgaccggcttaacaattcttttttgtgattttctctttttcactgtgtttgcaatagtcctaaggaccgtgacgtcacattttacggttcgaaatttgagtttaaattgacctcgtaaTCCTTCCCgataaagtcacccatcgctgtgactctcggctcatttaacctcttatgttctattttttttttatttatacttaactaattgacaattactaattatttgtgtttaaagcttatctagttgccttaagtatggttctaatcctcttacttgtctggacagacaccgatcatcggaatagtgaaatatactaggctatgcaaataggggtgttacattaacagTTAGCTAGGTGATATGTATGTGGCATACCCTAATTGTTGTACAAGTCTAAGCCTCATGCCCGTTTTTCTGCAATGAAGCTTTTatccttaaaaaaaaaagggagctaCCTACAATAGAAATGTCAAGTTTTCTATATGATTCTCACCACTTTTCATTGATTTAGTTGCGTTAATTGCACCAATAGTCACTCATTTTGATagttatttcattttaattattcaactttaatttgttaaaatGAAATCCTCcaactttaatttttaatttataaaaaaaattctgtTAACTTGTTATAATAGATTTCAAGTaaacaaaaaatttattatttcattcatctttttcaaaaaaattatatcattttatccttttttttcacaattttaattttttatcatcaaattaattaatatttattaacaataaatttattttatttttaacgaaattattatttatgaaatttattaataaaattatttatatttgctAGTAGGAATTCAAAACTTGGAAAAAGCTATGGGTGAAAATTATTTGATTCAAACTGAATAAATTGAATTGAACCGGCTTAGTTTGGTAAttcgattttatttttaatataatttaatttgattcgattttatattataaaaatttcgattatttctgttcggttcggttttaaaaagaaaaaattagttaaaccgaaccaaatcgaataagtttattgatttttaaattgatttatttttatggggaatttatacattatatgtaattatatatataaattatttaatttcattaattaatggcTATTAGATTCAAATTAATATCAAAATCAGATTAAGTAACTTGAAAATCagttctaaattaaaaaataataaaaaataaaactaattgatttaaactgaaccgaaccaaaatagagtgattcaatttgatttgatttttcattaatttcgattcgattcgatttctaaaatttataatttaatttttattatttaatttaatttaatttaattaaatttaatttttaaaatatataatttaatatttatgatttgatttaatttaattcgcTTCGATTTAAATCGAATGCTCACTCTAATACATAGCACTAATCCAATCCTTAACTAGCAGAAGAGGTCCCCACACACAAAAGTTAAATTAAGTCTCAAAAAGGCCCAAGCACACCACCTAAGACCCACCCTGACGGGCTGCTCAACTTTGTGTTGCCCATTATTGGGGCTTCAACTAAATATATTACTCACAGCTCCGGTGGAAAAATTAATCCTTTCACACCTATATTATGCGCTAAAATCCAAAAGACCTCATAAGGATTATCTTTATTATTGTATATGGTCAACGAAAGAGAAGAAGAACATGAAGATGGAGACTAGCTAATGCCCTCAAAATCAAAGAGAGTAGCCATTGATTGACCAAATGGTTTTGATTCATCATCTAATCACCATCCCACCAAGCTATTGCAACTAAAATCCCTAAAATCTCAGTAACCTACAGATAAAGATATCTAGATTAATTtatgattaatttttatttattatttctcaacttaaataaatatattatagttGTCTCTCAACTTTatagttaatttaaaattttaattctttatttattttaatttatttaaaataaaatcatactttttcaaaaaatattttaatatttttataaatatttacaattaattatttatttaatttatcatataaaaatattatttgatattaagttaatatctaaaatatttatttctaatttatcttaattcttttgattttattttaatataagaaaaaaaattaataacatataattagtttttattttgaaaatatttaaaccctaattaagtttgaatttttttatatagatagaaattatctttattttttaaattagtaaaataatatgtctaatcttaattattatttaatccattttatattaaaattttttatatattaaattaaaatttaaatatttttataagataaattaaaattaaggaatGTATGTgatatatttattgaaattaatggACAATAAgtgaaatttatatataatttaatctaGAAAACTATAATAGCaggttattgatattttattgatactaaaattgaaatttaaagatttttaccgtataaattgaaattaaaggaTATTACTGATACAATTAATTAAGTTGAGGgactatatataaaattaatccgCTATTAATGGTGCTGACCAAATCAAAAGTAGGCATTTTAAAATAGTCaggtttaattatttaattaatctaattaatgggCTGCCAGTTATGAAGAGCCATGATCTAGTGGGCTCAGGACTCTATTCTTTTTCCCAAAAGAAACTACTAATGGGAAATTTCTTATTAGcacttaaatatataaattaatttatatatttaataaataataaattataaccctatatatataataagccatataattttaaattacttgTACCAAAAGAAAAGTCAAATCCCATTGAATGAGTTACCATTTACAATGCAGATGGCAACAAACTTGTCAACTTGAATCTAATTCTCTTGAACTTTAATTTGGACCATTTTGATAGTCCATTATTTTAAATTCCTAAATTTAAAATTGACCAATGAAATTTACTCTATTTTTCAAATTGAAATCTTTGCACTTGCTATTTAAAATTAGGGGTTAAAAATTTGATCTATCCtctaatttaaatcaaatttatcaattttaaaaTTGATATGTTTTGATTGATTTgatcaattcaatttttttacataaaaattaattaatgaaagttaatttttattttataacatttaatattttaatatctatagatcaaaataaaattaaaaatttttatgactTCCAtggaataaatttttttaatcatataattagtttactttattttgaaaatatttaaaccctaattaagtttaatattttttttatataggtAGATATtgtctttattttttaaattagtaaaataatatgtctaatcttaattattatttagtccatTTTGTACTAAAaatttttatatgttaaattaaagtttaaatattttgtgagataaattaaaatcaagggATACATAGtatatttatcaaaattaatgaaCGATGAGTGAAATTTAACTATAAATTAAtctgaaaaattataataatagattaataaaattttaataatactcaaattaaaatttaaaaatttttataatataaattaaatttaaaaaatattattaatataaccAACTAAATTGAGGGAATACAATTAAAATAAACCGCTACCAAATAGGTTGACCAAACCAAAACTAGACATTTTAAAGCAGTTAGTTTTAATTATTTAGGACTTGTTTGGTATTTCTGTTGAAACTATTGTCGAGAAAATCActcttttaaatatattagttagagagtattaaaaaataattaaaaattaaatttaatcagttTTAGTtataataatactaaaataacaaaacagcttttttcaaattatttttttcaatagtatttaaaatgatacttttatttagaaaaatagtttCAGGCTATGAGACTCAATGCTAAATAAGGctttaattaatctaattaatgggCTGCCAGTTACGAAGGGACATGATCTAGTGGGCTCGGGACTCCTCCATTCTTTGGCCCACAAGAAACTACTAATGGGAAATTTCTTCTACGCATTTaaatgtataaattaatttatatatttaataaatatgaaatcataatcctatatatatatatatatatatataggtataTCAATTTTAAATTACTTGTACCAAAAGAAAAGTCAAATCCCATTGAACGAGTTACCATTTACGATGCAATTGGCAACTGACTTGTTAACTTGAATCTAACTCTGTTGAACTTCAATTTAGACCATTTTGATAGTCTATtactttaaattcttaaattcaaAAATGGCTaatcaaattgaaattttacgGCGACTTTGCATTTGCTattgaaatgaaatttttttaaaagatcAGAGAAGGATATaattaagggaaaaaaaaaaaagaagcaataCTTGTTCAACTAAAGAAATACGTGACACAAGTAATCCACAGGCCAATATCTTTCCAAGAAAGAATAAAAACATTGTCACTTTTGATTTCTTAATTCTGACTGTGCTCCATATCATTCAATATAACaccattaaatatataaattaattcaatATATAACCAATTAATATAAAtacataaatataattaaattaaattttaatcatttaaaataaaactttaacatttatttagttatatttaataaattttaatattatttttaaattttatataaaagtattcAAGTAATATaatgtttaaaaatttttaatattttttttaatatttatgaaatattaaatatatattaaaaaataatatattaaaataaaaatatatataactatcaagttaatttaattgattttaattttagaaacttTTTTATGAGATTGTGAATTCAGTTTTCGATACCAACAGAAAAAAATCTATTGAATAATGATCTGGTTAGGTTAATCGGGTTACACTGGCTCAATTACTGAATTGATTAGGTAACGTTAGGTTACTTCCTTATCTACTTCAATTATCAACTTGAACCAATGTGAGAACCAATTTACTAGTTCATTAGTTCAACTGACTTATTCAATCCGAACTTAATAACTATGATTTTtctaaaaattaggaaaaattgtAACAATTATCTCctctcatattaattatttaaatttaggaGTTCAAAATTTGATATATCCTCcagtttaaatcaaaattattaaTTCAAATTTGATATGTTTTGATTGATCTGATCAATCCAAACCTTTtgacttaaaaattaattaatggacgttattttttttttataaatttaatattttaatatgaaatgagtTACAATTCACGAATTGATccgaataaaattgaaaattctttATAGTTTCTTTTGGAATAAATTATTTACACGaacaaaaaattaattgaattttcacacaatcatatttgatttttatttttttttaaatgaatttttttaaaaaaatttaaaaagaattaaaattttccattttaaatataagaattaattaaaaaaaatcaattcaaccgaactattataaaattttaattttcaaacaagAAATATGTATAATGATGTGATGAGTAATTCAAATCAACCCATAACTCAAAATAACCAGACCTTTTGTTTTTGGTGCTGGCTtcatctaaataataataataataataataataataataataataataataataagcaacaatgaattaaaaaaaaatcagttgTTATAATCTGAAGTTGATATCAAACAACTCCTAAGAAAAATGGGGGCAAGTGgcaatttttttataatagtacaaatttttattacatttttttttggGCTCGATCATTGACCAATTcacatttaataatattaataggtGATAAAAATCAaagtaattattaaattaaagatGTTATGCATGACCTCAAGCGTCTAACAACTTCTCTATAAATTCATCGAGTAACAATTGCTTGCTTGTTAAGTGTTTTCAGAGACAAAAAGATGGCAGCATCATTTCCATCAAAGGCTTCTGGTGTTGTTCCTCTTGTTTTGAGGGTTCTCACTTTCATTTTCCTCTTGGCTTCACTCATCATATTGACCACCAACACTGCCACCTTAGTAGTTAATCTTGTTGAGTTTAAAATCCACTTCAACGATATCTACTCTTACAGGTAAGCTCTAagcttgtaaaataattattttctcttaattttaacCATCTTAATTACTCTCCACCAAATTTAaacgtgtgtatatatatatatatatatatatatatatatatatatatatatatatatatatatatatatatatatatatatatatatatttctttctttgtttacaaaaaaaaaagaatcacTTCAGgtctttatatatataaattataattgaatttCAGGTACTTGCTTGCAACAATTGTAATCGGATTTGCATACACAATCTTGCAAATTATTTTTGCATTATGCTATGCTGCCACAGGAAAAAGGTTTCTTGGTGGTGATAGAAATCTTTTGTTTGACTTCTACGGTGACAAGGTATATCAAATATATTCAATCCTCATGATCATTAGATTATATAGGGTGTTTGGTTTCACTAGCTAaaactattaaattaaataaattatatagttttattattattattattattattattattatttcgcaTACTTTTTTAATCTGAATAGCTATACTCTCGCTTTCATcaagaaaattttgaataatgtataaaaaatttgaaagaattgCTAGTATTGACAAAAAATATAGATTGATCAATAAATGAGTTCATTAGATAACCTCAAAATTTATATCTCCTATTAGAAAAGTATATAGAAAAGTATATGCACCTTGTAGAACACTTTCCTTTAGAAAAATATCTCAATAACAAAAacacaataattttattaaagagAGAAAACACTACAAAATCTTAAGATTTATTAATAAGGACAGATTTAAGAATTTATTCACTTAAGacctaaatataaaaaaaattcaatataatggaattttatttcatcaattctcatgtttgaaaatt includes:
- the LOC110650623 gene encoding CASP-like protein 4D1; its protein translation is MAASFPSKASGVVPLVLRVLTFIFLLASLIILTTNTATLVVNLVEFKIHFNDIYSYRYLLATIVIGFAYTILQIIFALCYAATGKRFLGGDRNLLFDFYGDKVISYLLATGVAAGFAATKDLKPFFVALGAGDVVKFFDKGYASAGLLLIGFVCTAISSVLSSYALPKQF